A genomic region of Candidatus Marimicrobium litorale contains the following coding sequences:
- a CDS encoding YheV family putative metal-binding protein, translating into MPDKPNRRRFIAGAVCPRCALKDKIVVDLDTDQRLCVSCGFSEDRPDGGVAELPTRVSRAMARRVDTPAEPVTLLDGEDS; encoded by the coding sequence ATGCCAGACAAGCCGAACAGACGCCGTTTCATCGCGGGGGCCGTGTGCCCACGCTGCGCACTGAAAGATAAAATCGTCGTGGATCTCGACACGGACCAGCGGCTTTGTGTGAGCTGTGGTTTTTCTGAAGACCGCCCGGACGGCGGCGTGGCGGAGCTGCCTACCCGCGTCAGCCGGGCGATGGCGCGCCGGGTAGATACCCCTGCGGAGCCTGTGACCCTGCTCGATGGTGAGGATTCCTGA
- the coxB gene encoding cytochrome c oxidase subunit II yields the protein MGFKAKRLLQLAVAPMLLLMSVIAFAADGGLSSINMSPGVTEVGRQIYDLHMIILGICVVIGVLVFGVMFYSIIYHRKSRGVTPATFHESTKVEIAWTIVPFIILIAMAVPATTTLLDIYDNDEAQLNVIVKGYQWKWKYEYINEEGDNVAFFSNLRTPQAEIYNTEAKGENYLLEVDEPLVLPANTKIRFLVTANDVIHSWWVPQLAVKRDAIPGFINEISTRTADEGVYRGQCAELCGKDHGFMPIVVNVVSKEEYAEWFANKQAEAREVNDLMAQTFVMDDLMTRGKSVYERNCLACHGANGEGGVGTAIAGSTVATGGVSGHLDIGINGVPGTAMQAFGGQLNDVDMAAVITYQRNAFGNNMGDLIQPIDVYNHKKGQ from the coding sequence ATGGGTTTTAAAGCGAAGCGGCTTTTACAGCTCGCGGTTGCGCCTATGCTGTTGCTGATGAGCGTCATCGCCTTTGCAGCCGACGGTGGGTTGAGCAGTATCAATATGTCACCCGGAGTTACCGAGGTCGGGCGGCAAATCTACGACCTGCACATGATTATTCTTGGAATTTGCGTCGTGATCGGCGTCCTGGTATTCGGTGTGATGTTTTATTCAATCATCTACCACCGAAAGTCCCGGGGCGTTACACCGGCAACTTTCCACGAGAGTACCAAAGTCGAGATAGCCTGGACTATCGTGCCCTTCATCATTTTGATCGCGATGGCGGTGCCTGCCACCACGACCTTGCTCGACATTTACGACAATGACGAAGCCCAGCTGAATGTCATCGTCAAGGGATATCAGTGGAAGTGGAAGTATGAGTACATCAACGAAGAAGGCGATAACGTGGCTTTCTTCAGTAATCTGCGCACTCCGCAGGCGGAAATTTACAACACCGAGGCGAAGGGTGAAAACTACCTCTTGGAGGTGGATGAGCCGCTTGTTCTGCCTGCGAACACCAAGATTCGCTTCCTTGTAACGGCGAACGACGTCATTCACTCGTGGTGGGTGCCGCAGCTTGCGGTTAAAAGGGATGCTATTCCCGGCTTTATCAACGAAATATCAACCCGCACTGCGGACGAGGGAGTCTATCGTGGACAGTGCGCGGAGCTCTGCGGCAAGGACCATGGCTTCATGCCCATTGTGGTGAACGTGGTCAGCAAAGAGGAATACGCAGAGTGGTTTGCGAACAAGCAGGCGGAAGCAAGGGAGGTCAATGACCTAATGGCTCAAACTTTTGTCATGGATGACCTGATGACCCGCGGAAAGTCGGTGTATGAGCGCAATTGCCTTGCGTGCCACGGAGCCAATGGTGAGGGCGGTGTCGGCACGGCAATCGCAGGCAGCACTGTTGCTACAGGGGGTGTTAGTGGACACCTGGACATCGGTATCAATGGCGTTCCCGGTACCGCGATGCAGGCGTTCGGCGGTCAGCTAAATGATGTCGATATGGCGGCGGTGATCACTTATCAGCGCAACGCCTTTGGCAATAACATGGGCGATCTCATTCAGCCCATTGACGTATACAACCACAAGAAAGGCCAATAG
- the ctaD gene encoding cytochrome c oxidase subunit I: MGEHHHGPAKGLGRWLFTTNHKDIGTMYLWFSFAMFILGGFFAMVIRAELFQPGMQLIDPAFFNQMTTLHGLIMVFGAIMPSFVGLANWLIPMMIGAPDMALPRMNNWSFWILPPTFLLLASTLFMEGGAPAFGWTFYAPLSTTYAPPSVTFFIFSVHVLGLSSIMGSINIIATVMNMRAPGMTYMKMPLFVWTWLITAFLLVAVMPVLAGAVTMMLMDIHFGTSFFSAAGGGDPVLFQHVFWFFGHPEVYIIILPAFGVVSQIIPAFSRKPLFGYDSMVYATASIAFLSFIVWAHHMYTVGMPVAGELFFMYATMLIAVPTGVKVFNWISTMWRGAMTFETPMLFSIGFLVLFTLGGFTGLMLSIAPADFQYHDSYFVVAHFHYVMVAGAVFSMTAAIYFWLPKWCGRMYNETMGKTHFWISFIGFNLTFFPQHFVGLAGMPRRIPDYALQFADFNMMSSIGAFIYGASQILFLYNVIATIVAGEPTSEEKVWDGAEGLEWTLPTPAPYHTFETPPSVK; the protein is encoded by the coding sequence ATGGGAGAACATCATCACGGTCCTGCCAAGGGCCTCGGAAGGTGGCTGTTTACCACCAATCATAAAGACATCGGAACCATGTATCTGTGGTTCTCGTTCGCGATGTTCATTCTGGGCGGCTTTTTCGCCATGGTTATCCGGGCAGAACTATTCCAGCCCGGGATGCAGTTGATAGACCCCGCTTTTTTCAACCAGATGACGACGCTCCATGGGCTCATAATGGTGTTCGGTGCGATCATGCCCTCCTTCGTGGGCTTGGCTAACTGGCTGATCCCAATGATGATCGGCGCACCGGATATGGCGTTGCCGCGGATGAACAACTGGAGCTTCTGGATTCTTCCTCCGACTTTCCTGTTGTTGGCGTCGACTCTCTTTATGGAAGGCGGTGCGCCGGCCTTTGGCTGGACTTTCTACGCGCCTCTTTCGACGACCTATGCGCCGCCGTCGGTTACCTTCTTCATCTTTTCTGTCCACGTTTTGGGGCTGTCTTCCATCATGGGCTCGATCAATATCATTGCTACCGTGATGAACATGCGCGCGCCCGGCATGACGTACATGAAAATGCCGCTGTTTGTCTGGACCTGGCTGATCACTGCGTTTTTGCTGGTTGCTGTTATGCCGGTATTGGCCGGAGCCGTTACCATGATGCTCATGGATATTCACTTCGGCACCAGTTTCTTCTCGGCAGCCGGCGGCGGCGACCCCGTGCTGTTCCAGCACGTATTCTGGTTCTTTGGCCACCCCGAGGTCTATATCATTATCCTGCCGGCATTCGGCGTGGTGTCCCAGATTATTCCTGCGTTTTCTCGCAAGCCGCTGTTTGGCTATGACTCGATGGTCTACGCTACGGCATCGATTGCTTTTCTATCCTTTATTGTATGGGCGCACCACATGTATACAGTCGGTATGCCCGTCGCGGGTGAGCTGTTCTTTATGTATGCCACCATGTTGATTGCGGTGCCCACCGGGGTGAAGGTGTTCAACTGGATTTCCACCATGTGGCGCGGCGCCATGACGTTTGAGACCCCGATGCTATTCAGTATTGGCTTCTTGGTGCTGTTTACGCTGGGCGGTTTTACCGGGTTGATGTTGTCTATCGCGCCGGCAGACTTTCAGTACCATGACTCCTATTTTGTTGTGGCTCATTTCCATTACGTGATGGTGGCAGGTGCGGTCTTCAGCATGACGGCGGCTATTTATTTCTGGCTGCCCAAGTGGTGTGGACGCATGTACAACGAGACGATGGGCAAGACCCATTTCTGGATCTCGTTTATTGGATTTAACCTGACGTTTTTCCCACAACACTTCGTCGGGCTTGCGGGCATGCCCCGCCGAATCCCGGACTACGCATTGCAGTTTGCGGACTTCAACATGATGTCCTCGATCGGTGCGTTTATCTACGGTGCATCGCAGATTTTGTTTTTGTACAACGTGATTGCGACAATTGTAGCGGGTGAGCCGACCTCGGAAGAGAAGGTCTGGGATGGGGCTGAGGGATTGGAATGGACGTTGCCGACACCGGCGCCCTACCACACCTTTGAAACGCCGCCTTCGGTGAAGTAA
- a CDS encoding cytochrome c oxidase assembly protein, whose protein sequence is MVKLSDNPSIDTAAKLVGLAVVMFAFVFVVMVPLYDVLCDTLGINGKTGTEAYTSVPAAVDESRVVTVQFIATNNEGMPWGFSPSTSIMKVNPGAVNDTVFLARNPLPFAMVAQAIPSVSPARAAAYFHKTECFCFNRQPLDGGDSAELPLQFIVDQDLPRDIGTITLSYTIFDVTERAAGDLASR, encoded by the coding sequence ATGGTTAAACTGAGCGATAATCCAAGCATTGATACCGCGGCCAAGTTGGTGGGCCTGGCGGTTGTAATGTTCGCGTTTGTGTTTGTTGTAATGGTGCCTTTATACGATGTGCTCTGCGATACCCTCGGCATCAACGGTAAGACAGGGACTGAAGCGTATACGTCAGTGCCCGCGGCAGTGGATGAAAGCAGAGTCGTGACGGTGCAGTTTATTGCCACCAACAACGAGGGTATGCCATGGGGGTTCTCGCCTTCGACGAGCATCATGAAGGTCAACCCTGGCGCCGTTAACGACACGGTATTTCTCGCCAGGAATCCGCTGCCATTCGCGATGGTGGCGCAAGCAATCCCCAGCGTATCCCCAGCGCGGGCCGCGGCTTACTTTCACAAGACAGAGTGCTTCTGCTTTAACCGGCAGCCACTGGATGGGGGTGACTCTGCAGAGCTGCCTTTGCAATTTATTGTTGACCAGGACCTGCCGCGGGATATTGGAACAATCACCCTGTCCTATACGATTTTTGATGTGACAGAGAGGGCGGCTGGCGATCTGGCTAGTCGTTAA
- a CDS encoding cytochrome c oxidase subunit 3 produces MTSQASTEYEKYYVPEKSRLAICATAGLILSIFGAASIMNDMTFGDPEESTYSWSIFLVGLFFFMATLFSWFKIAIDENIAGLNSAQLKKSYVLGMFWFIFSEVMFFFVFFGTLYYVRSLVGPWLAGDGEGGRMNYLLWEGFEYAWPMMQTPQEAVGGAAVQPIANNGDFTSAHTSMAFADAHAWYAWLPMWNTAVLLTSSLTCHFAHTNILKGDRSKFNRWLGITVALGMFFLYLQFMEYYEAYELFGLTLNSGIYGSTFFMLTGFHGFHVFMGMTMLLIQLLRSVIGKQFTAEDHFGFEASSWYWHFVDVVWVFLFLFVYIL; encoded by the coding sequence ATGACGAGTCAGGCTTCCACAGAGTACGAAAAGTATTACGTACCCGAGAAGAGCCGGTTGGCAATTTGTGCGACGGCCGGACTTATTCTGAGCATTTTTGGTGCCGCCAGTATCATGAATGATATGACATTTGGTGACCCTGAGGAGAGCACCTACTCCTGGTCTATCTTTCTGGTTGGACTATTCTTTTTTATGGCGACGTTGTTTTCGTGGTTCAAGATAGCTATCGATGAAAACATCGCGGGCCTGAACAGCGCCCAACTGAAGAAATCCTACGTGCTTGGGATGTTCTGGTTTATTTTTTCCGAGGTCATGTTCTTTTTCGTCTTTTTTGGCACGTTATATTATGTTCGCTCGCTTGTTGGCCCCTGGCTAGCGGGAGATGGTGAGGGTGGCAGGATGAACTACCTGCTGTGGGAGGGTTTTGAGTATGCCTGGCCCATGATGCAAACCCCTCAGGAGGCCGTAGGCGGCGCTGCGGTGCAACCCATCGCCAATAATGGCGACTTTACCAGTGCGCATACCAGTATGGCGTTTGCCGATGCGCACGCCTGGTACGCGTGGCTGCCCATGTGGAACACGGCCGTGCTGCTGACGTCCAGCCTCACCTGCCACTTCGCTCATACAAATATCCTCAAAGGCGACAGGTCTAAATTTAATCGCTGGCTCGGCATCACCGTAGCATTGGGCATGTTCTTCCTTTACTTGCAGTTCATGGAATACTACGAAGCGTATGAACTCTTTGGCCTGACGCTTAACTCCGGCATTTATGGTTCGACATTTTTTATGTTGACCGGGTTCCATGGTTTCCATGTATTTATGGGGATGACAATGCTTCTGATACAGCTGCTGCGGTCGGTTATTGGAAAGCAATTCACTGCAGAGGACCATTTTGGCTTCGAGGCCTCCAGCTGGTATTGGCATTTTGTGGACGTGGTCTGGGTCTTTCTGTTCCTGTTCGTTTATATTCTATAA
- a CDS encoding DUF2909 domain-containing protein → MLKFAIVVFMIALIASLGSGFYYLMIDQGEKTKRRTFHSLAVRISLAICLLGLIIYGVASGQIGHRNPWDGGPVPAGQESLEQD, encoded by the coding sequence TTGCTTAAATTCGCGATAGTTGTATTCATGATAGCTCTGATTGCCAGTCTCGGTAGTGGATTTTACTACCTGATGATCGATCAGGGCGAAAAAACAAAGCGTCGTACCTTCCATTCGCTGGCCGTACGCATTTCTCTGGCTATCTGCCTGCTCGGCCTGATCATCTACGGTGTCGCCAGCGGCCAAATCGGACACCGCAACCCCTGGGATGGCGGTCCTGTACCTGCGGGTCAAGAGTCGCTGGAACAAGACTGA
- a CDS encoding SURF1 family protein, translating to MSIGFRFEPEWRLTLFALVMVPLLAGLGFWQLSRADEKAGLRDAFDAQQALAPARLADLANAPREDLAYLPVRLTGHFRGKEYFLLDNKMQHGRYGNEVVGVFELEDGMLALVNRGWIAADPARRSLPDVPDVSGQVTIRGLVYLAPGKPYLLAEQKFSQGWPRRVQALEMDKLSLLLADGQASMLFPYPVRIDAGQPGALSVEWKIVNAGPAKHVGYAVQWFAMSFVLALLYFLRSSNLRQWWSQRGGA from the coding sequence ATGAGTATTGGCTTCCGGTTTGAACCGGAGTGGCGTCTTACGCTGTTTGCTCTGGTGATGGTTCCCCTGCTGGCGGGGTTGGGCTTTTGGCAGTTGTCGCGCGCTGATGAAAAAGCAGGTTTGCGCGATGCCTTTGACGCACAGCAGGCGCTGGCGCCAGCACGCCTGGCGGATCTGGCGAATGCACCGAGAGAAGATCTGGCCTATCTGCCCGTGCGGCTCACGGGCCACTTCCGAGGGAAAGAGTACTTCCTTCTCGATAATAAAATGCAGCACGGTCGCTACGGCAACGAGGTTGTAGGGGTGTTTGAGCTGGAAGACGGCATGTTGGCCCTGGTAAACCGTGGCTGGATCGCGGCAGATCCAGCGCGCCGCAGTTTGCCCGACGTTCCAGACGTCTCTGGTCAAGTGACGATTCGCGGCCTGGTCTACCTCGCCCCGGGTAAACCTTATCTGTTAGCCGAACAAAAATTTTCCCAGGGTTGGCCGCGACGAGTACAGGCATTAGAGATGGATAAATTATCCCTGTTGCTTGCAGATGGACAGGCAAGCATGCTTTTCCCCTATCCGGTGCGTATCGATGCGGGCCAGCCAGGTGCTCTGTCGGTGGAGTGGAAGATTGTGAACGCCGGCCCTGCAAAACATGTCGGATACGCTGTGCAGTGGTTTGCGATGTCGTTTGTACTTGCACTGTTGTACTTTCTTCGTAGCAGCAACCTGCGGCAGTGGTGGAGTCAGAGAGGGGGTGCATAA
- the cyoE gene encoding heme o synthase has translation MTELQHTETAGWRDYKELTKPNVVLLMILTSAIGMFMAVPGMVPVHVLILGNLGIALCAGAAAAVNHLIDQRVDQKMARTHNRPMARGRVSNLQASLFALVLGTLGMTILILWINPLTAWLTLASLVGYAFVYTLFLKRATPQNIVIGGLAGAAPPLLGWTAVTDDIHGHALLLVLIIFAWTPPHFWALAIHRREEYAAVEIPMLPVTHGVAFTKLHILLYTILMFLITLLPYATRMSGPLYLLGAVVLGLGFLYWAIALMRGKNPNAPMQTFKYSIIYLMALFVIMLIDHYLFPVATL, from the coding sequence ATGACGGAGCTACAACACACAGAAACAGCTGGTTGGCGGGACTATAAGGAGCTGACGAAGCCCAATGTCGTTCTGCTGATGATCCTTACCTCTGCGATCGGTATGTTCATGGCGGTACCCGGTATGGTGCCGGTGCACGTGCTGATACTGGGAAATCTCGGTATTGCTCTATGTGCGGGCGCGGCGGCAGCGGTCAATCATCTCATTGACCAGCGTGTCGACCAGAAAATGGCCCGCACCCATAATCGTCCAATGGCTCGCGGCCGTGTCAGCAATCTGCAGGCGTCCCTGTTTGCTCTCGTACTGGGTACGCTGGGAATGACGATCCTCATTCTCTGGATCAACCCACTAACCGCCTGGCTTACTCTGGCATCGTTGGTGGGTTATGCCTTCGTTTATACATTATTCCTCAAGCGGGCAACGCCCCAGAACATTGTAATTGGCGGCCTTGCTGGAGCGGCTCCACCCCTTTTGGGGTGGACAGCAGTAACTGACGATATTCACGGACATGCGCTATTGCTGGTGCTGATTATTTTCGCGTGGACGCCACCACATTTCTGGGCGCTGGCTATTCACCGCAGGGAAGAGTATGCGGCGGTTGAGATACCAATGTTGCCGGTGACCCACGGTGTGGCGTTCACCAAGCTACATATTCTTCTGTATACGATCCTTATGTTCCTGATTACATTGTTGCCCTACGCGACGCGCATGAGCGGCCCGCTATACTTACTGGGCGCGGTGGTGCTGGGGCTTGGGTTTCTTTACTGGGCGATAGCGCTGATGCGCGGCAAGAACCCTAACGCACCGATGCAGACATTCAAGTACTCCATTATCTATTTGATGGCTCTATTTGTGATCATGCTGATTGATCACTACTTGTTTCCGGTGGCGACATTATGA
- a CDS encoding SCO family protein, with protein sequence MSQRSNIRRTVLVLLGVMVLFVGGFVLRVTLPQEMSTTELKANGLYLHEKPRSLGQFQLVNQKGEAFVPGSLQGRWSLLFFGFTYCPDVCPTTMAFLDNFVAGLDEGERLDTQVVMVSVDPARDTVEQLAQYVPFFNPTFIGVTGEFLDIHRFATALNTPFRKVAGSGDDYQVDHSANVVLINPRGDYHGFFKAPLDREKMMKTYRAARDGWKH encoded by the coding sequence ATGAGCCAGCGCAGCAATATACGACGGACGGTTCTTGTCCTGCTCGGCGTGATGGTGTTGTTCGTTGGTGGTTTTGTTTTGCGCGTTACACTGCCTCAGGAAATGTCTACTACTGAGCTGAAAGCGAACGGGCTTTATCTGCATGAGAAGCCGAGAAGCCTCGGACAGTTTCAGCTGGTGAATCAGAAGGGCGAGGCATTCGTCCCAGGCAGCTTGCAAGGGCGTTGGAGCCTGCTGTTTTTCGGCTTCACCTATTGTCCGGATGTCTGCCCTACTACGATGGCTTTTCTCGACAACTTTGTTGCGGGTCTCGACGAGGGCGAGCGGCTGGATACGCAGGTTGTGATGGTGTCAGTAGATCCCGCGCGGGACACAGTGGAGCAGCTGGCGCAATACGTGCCTTTCTTCAATCCAACATTTATAGGGGTGACGGGTGAATTTCTCGATATTCACCGCTTTGCGACAGCGTTGAATACGCCATTCAGGAAGGTGGCAGGGAGCGGAGATGATTACCAGGTCGATCATAGCGCCAACGTTGTGCTGATAAACCCCAGGGGGGATTACCACGGCTTTTTCAAGGCACCCCTGGACCGTGAAAAAATGATGAAGACCTATCGTGCCGCGAGGGATGGCTGGAAGCACTAG
- the polA gene encoding DNA polymerase I: MDSAATPLVLVDGSSYVYRAFHALPMLTTSSGQNTGAVRGVTSMLRRLLADYPGSPVAVVFDAKGKTFRDDIYPEYKANRPPMPDELREQIEPIHEIVKAMGLPYICEPGVEADDVIGTLSCEASRKGLAVVISTGDKDMAQLVDSHTTLVNTMTQTIMDEAGVQEKFGIPPSLIIDFLALMGDKVDNIPGVPGVGEKTALGLLQGLGSLDDIYNNLDKVAALSFRGAKTMGAKLEKERDNADLSYRLATIKTDVPLELTLEQLKNQTPNREDLVKWFTKLEFRSWLDELLDDTETPAITFEEPPAVDYDIVTDQSAFDAWLKALKESELFAFDTETTSLNYMDARIVGVSFAIEPGRAAYVPLAHDYLDAPPQLSRDDVLAALKPLLEDSSAAKVGQNLKYDASVLANHGITLRGIRFDTMLESYVLDSTATRHDMNSLALKYLGQRTIHFEDVAGKGAKQLSFNEVRLEEAGPYAAEDADITLRLHDHLWHKLEEQGDLKNVLVDLEVPLVPVLSRIEREGALVSRDLLQKQSLELGERLKELESQAYDLAGQAFNLGSPKQLGEILFQKLELPVIKKTPKGAPSTAEEVLAELALDYPLPKLLLEYRSLSKLKSTYTDKLPQMLNSVTGRVHTSYHQAVTATGRLSSSDPNLQNIPIRTGEGRRIRQAFIAPPGHKILAADYSQIELRIMAHLSADTGLLNAFKEGQDVHAATASEVFEVSLAAVSVDQRRKAKAINFGLIYGMSAFGLAKQLHLGRSEAQEYIDRYFARYPGVADYMDRTRALAKEQGYVQTLFGRRLYLPEINARNKMRVQAAERTAINAPMQGTAADIIKRAMLSVDDWLQQGDVHARMIMQVHDELVFEVAEDEVESVSDRICALMSGAAELAVPLLVEAGVGDNWDEAH; this comes from the coding sequence ATGGATTCTGCCGCTACACCCCTCGTCCTGGTTGATGGCTCCTCCTATGTCTACCGGGCCTTTCATGCATTGCCAATGCTCACCACATCCTCGGGTCAGAATACGGGAGCGGTGAGAGGCGTGACCAGTATGTTGCGCCGTCTGCTGGCAGACTACCCTGGCAGCCCGGTGGCCGTAGTATTTGATGCTAAAGGCAAAACCTTCAGAGATGATATCTACCCGGAATACAAAGCGAACCGCCCACCCATGCCGGACGAGTTGCGTGAGCAGATTGAACCCATCCATGAAATCGTCAAAGCGATGGGTTTGCCCTACATTTGCGAGCCGGGCGTAGAAGCAGACGACGTGATAGGAACCTTGTCTTGTGAGGCCAGCAGAAAAGGGCTTGCCGTCGTAATCTCTACTGGCGATAAGGATATGGCCCAGTTGGTGGACTCTCATACTACCCTGGTCAACACCATGACCCAGACCATCATGGATGAAGCTGGCGTGCAGGAAAAGTTCGGTATACCGCCGTCGCTGATCATCGACTTTTTAGCCCTGATGGGCGACAAGGTGGACAATATCCCCGGAGTGCCCGGGGTGGGTGAAAAAACTGCGCTGGGGTTATTGCAGGGTTTGGGTAGTCTTGATGATATATACAACAATCTCGACAAGGTGGCGGCTCTTTCATTTCGTGGTGCCAAGACGATGGGCGCCAAGCTTGAAAAAGAGAGAGACAACGCTGACCTGTCCTACCGGTTGGCCACGATAAAAACCGATGTCCCCCTCGAGCTCACACTGGAACAGCTGAAAAATCAAACGCCCAACCGCGAAGACCTGGTTAAGTGGTTTACCAAACTGGAATTTCGCTCTTGGCTGGATGAGCTGCTTGACGATACTGAAACACCCGCGATAACTTTCGAGGAGCCCCCTGCTGTCGATTACGATATCGTTACAGACCAGTCTGCGTTCGATGCCTGGCTGAAGGCGCTAAAGGAATCAGAGCTCTTTGCCTTCGATACGGAAACCACCAGTCTCAATTATATGGATGCGCGAATCGTCGGGGTATCCTTTGCAATAGAACCAGGCCGGGCGGCCTATGTCCCGCTGGCGCACGATTATCTCGATGCTCCGCCGCAGTTGTCGCGAGACGATGTGCTTGCTGCCTTGAAACCACTGCTTGAGGACAGCAGCGCGGCCAAGGTTGGACAGAATCTTAAATACGATGCCAGTGTGCTCGCTAACCACGGCATTACCCTGCGCGGCATCCGTTTCGACACGATGCTCGAATCCTATGTGCTTGATTCAACCGCCACCCGACATGATATGAATAGTCTTGCCCTGAAGTATCTGGGGCAGAGAACGATTCATTTCGAGGATGTTGCAGGTAAAGGGGCCAAGCAGCTTTCTTTTAATGAGGTCCGGCTTGAGGAGGCGGGCCCCTATGCCGCGGAGGACGCCGATATTACCTTGCGACTGCATGACCACCTTTGGCACAAGCTAGAGGAGCAGGGCGATTTGAAGAATGTACTGGTAGATCTTGAGGTGCCGTTAGTCCCGGTGCTGTCGCGCATTGAGCGGGAGGGCGCGCTGGTATCGCGCGATCTCTTGCAAAAACAGAGCCTCGAACTGGGAGAGCGTTTAAAGGAACTTGAGTCTCAGGCGTATGACCTCGCGGGGCAGGCGTTTAATCTGGGCTCGCCTAAACAGTTGGGCGAGATTCTCTTTCAAAAACTGGAGCTGCCAGTAATCAAGAAAACACCAAAAGGTGCGCCCTCGACCGCCGAAGAGGTGCTCGCTGAGCTGGCGCTGGACTACCCGCTGCCAAAGCTGTTACTGGAATATCGCAGCCTCAGTAAACTAAAATCTACTTACACTGACAAACTCCCCCAGATGCTTAATAGCGTCACCGGTCGAGTCCATACCTCCTACCATCAGGCGGTAACGGCGACAGGTCGTCTGTCTTCTTCTGATCCTAACCTGCAGAATATTCCGATTCGGACAGGCGAGGGCCGCCGCATTCGACAGGCCTTCATCGCGCCGCCCGGGCACAAGATTCTTGCGGCGGATTATTCACAAATTGAACTGCGGATCATGGCACACCTGTCCGCCGACACCGGCTTGCTGAATGCGTTTAAAGAAGGACAGGACGTTCACGCGGCGACGGCTTCAGAAGTGTTTGAAGTGTCGCTAGCAGCAGTGTCCGTAGACCAGCGCCGCAAAGCCAAGGCGATCAACTTTGGCCTGATTTACGGTATGTCAGCTTTTGGTCTCGCCAAGCAGTTACATCTCGGGCGAAGCGAGGCGCAGGAATATATCGACCGCTATTTCGCGCGTTACCCTGGCGTGGCGGACTATATGGACCGCACCCGTGCTCTGGCCAAAGAGCAGGGGTATGTGCAAACACTCTTTGGTCGACGGTTGTATCTGCCGGAAATCAATGCGCGCAATAAAATGCGTGTTCAGGCTGCCGAGAGGACTGCGATTAACGCGCCCATGCAGGGCACCGCTGCAGATATCATCAAGAGGGCCATGCTCTCTGTCGACGACTGGTTGCAGCAGGGCGATGTGCATGCCCGCATGATCATGCAGGTACACGATGAGCTTGTGTTTGAGGTTGCCGAAGACGAGGTTGAATCTGTCAGCGATCGTATCTGCGCACTGATGTCAGGCGCCGCGGAGCTGGCGGTACCCCTGCTGGTGGAAGCGGGTGTGGGCGACAACTGGGATGAGGCACATTGA